The Thermomicrobiales bacterium DNA segment CAAGTGAACGGCGTGAGCGCGCCAACCAGGCGCTGGCCGCGGTCGATCTCGTCCCGGCGTCCCGCTTCGGCAGCAAGTATCCAAATCAAATGTCCGGCGGCCAACGCCAACGGGTCGGCATCGCCCGCGCGCTCGTGCGCAACCCCGACTATATCGTTGCCGATGAGCCCGTTTCCATGATCGACGCCTCCAGCCGGATCGAGATCCTCTCACTGCTCGCCAACCTGCAGACCGCCCGCGGGGTCTCGTTTGCGTACATCACCCACGATATCGCCAGCGCCCGCTATTTCTCCGATCGCATCGCGGTCATGTACCAGGGCACCATCGTCGAAACCGGCCCTATAGGCGCGGTCATCGACGAACCCCTCCATCCGTACACCATCGCGCTCATCGCCGCCATTCCGGAACCCGACCCGGCCAACCGTCATCGTCGCCGCGAGGTCGTCCCCGGCGAGCCGTCGACCTCCGCCGAAGCGCCGACGCATTGTCCGTTCTTCGCCCGTTGCCCCCGCCGCATGCCGGGCGTCTGCGACGCTGCCCGTCCAGCTTTGACCGAGATTGCGCCGCAGCATGAGGTCGCCTGTTTTCTCTATGCATCACGTACGGTGCAGAACCCCGATTCCAACGCCCGGTAGCAGCCGGGTTCGCCCGCTGGGCCCCATCCGCGGGTGATGCTGGGGCCTCGCTGAGCCAGTGACCTCTTGACCCCGGGCATGCGCCCCCGGCGTATACTCCCCTTCGCGCTTTTCGACCCTGTGGGGGATTCGTGAACGACTGGCTCAGCGGCAACGGAAAAAGCGACGGGCTCGACTACCGCCGGCGCTATCGTGGACTCATTGGCGTCAACAGCAAAGTTCCCTTGCGGGATCGCTCGATTCTTTCCCTCGTCTACACGCCCGGTGTAGCCGAAGCCTGCCTCGCCATTCAGGAAAACCCGCTCGAATCGTTCGATCTCACCTGTAGAGGCAATACGGTCGCGCTCATCACCGATGGCTCCGATCTCTTCGGGCGCCAGGGCGGACCGCCAGAATCGGCCATTCCGATCGAAGAGGGCAAGAGTGTCCTCTTCAAGACGTTTGCCGGCGTCGATGCCTTCCCGCTCTGTCTCGGTACGCGCGATATGACCGAAATCATCGAAGTCGGCACCGCCATGGCGCCCACCTTCGGCGCGATCTGCATCGACGATATCTCCAGCCCGCGCACGTTCACGATCGCCGACCATCTGGAACGCGCCACCGACATTCCCGTCTTCTCCAATCAGCATCACGGCACCGGTGTGCTCGTGCTCGGCGCGCTCATCAACGCGCTCAAGGTGGTTGGCAAAGAACTGGAGAACGTGCGCATCGTCATCAGCGGCGCGGGAATCGCAGGAGTTGGCGTCGCCCGGCTCCTCATCCGCACTGGCGCCAGGCACATCACGCTCTGCGACCGCGCCGGCGCGATCTATATGTACCGGCCGGAACGGATGAACTGGGCCAAGTCCTACGTCGCCAAGGAAACCAATCTCGAACGCCGCGCCGGTTCGCTGTCGGACATGCTGGTGGATGCCGATGTCTTCATCGGCGTCTCGACCGGAAACATCGTCACCGGGGACGATATCGCCCGCATGGCGCCCGATGCCATCGTCTTCGCGCTTTCGATCCCAACCCCGGAAGTCGATCCTGCCACCGCCCGCGCAGCCGGAGCGCGCATTGTTGCCACTGGCCGGTCTGACTACGCCAACACGATGGACATCTCGCTTGTCTTCCCGGGCGTCTTCCGCGGACTGCTCGATTGCCGTGCCCACAACATCCGTCTACGCACGCTCGTCGCCGCCGCGCACGCGCTGGCCGGGATGGTTCGCCCGGACGAGCTCCATGCCGACTACATCGTGCCGAACATCTTCGATTTTCGGGTTGCTCCTACGGTCGCCGCCGCTGTCGTGCGTGCGACAGTCGACGCTGGCGAAGCCGGGCGCATCATCGCGCCGGAGGAAGTCGCCGACTCGACCCTGCGCTACGTCTACGAGGGTCGGCGTCGCCTGAATCCAACCAACGGCGTTGGCTCAGGCACGCAATCGGAATCGATCGATCTCCGTCGCCGCCACGGCGGTGTGCTGGAGATCCAGAGCAAGATCCCGATCCGCGATCACCATATCCTCAACCTGATCTACGTTCCGCCCGCTGCGCTCGAACCTGCTGCCGTCATTCGGGATGATCCCGCGCAAGTCACCGAGCTCACTTCGAAGGGCAACCTCGTTGCGATCGTCACCGACGGTTCCGCGGTGCTCGGTCTCGGCGACATCGGTCCCCAGGCCGCCCTGCCGGTGATGGAAGGCAAGGCCGTCCTCTTCCGATCCTTGGCCGGGGTCGAAGCCTTTCCTATCTGCCTCGCCGCGCGTGAGCCAGACGACATCGTCGCGCATGTGCGCGCGATCGCCCCATCGTTTGGTGGAATCAACCTGGAGGACATTTCCGCTCCCCGCTGTTTCGAAATCGAGCGCCGGCTGCGGCTGGAACTCGGGATGCCCGTCTTTCACGATGATCAACACGGTACGGCCATCATCGTCGGCGCGGCCCTGCTCAATGCGGTCAAGCTGCGTGGCACGCCGTTGGACGAGCTCAGGGTCACCATCAACGGCGGCGGCGCCGCGGGCGTGGCCGTCGCCAAGCTACTGCTGGCGCTCGGTATTCGCGACATCGTTGTCTGCGACCGCGCGGGCGCCATCTATCACGGCCGAACGGAGCACATGGACTTCTCCAAGCTCGAAATCGCCGAGCTCACCAATCCCGATCTACACAAGGGCGATCTGGCCAGCGTCATCCAGGGTACTGATGTCTTCATCGGGCTCTCCGCGCCCGGTGTGCTCACCCAGGAAATGATCAGGACGATGGCGCCCAAACCGATCGTATTCGCCCTCGCGAACCCAACGCCCGAGATCATGCCCGAGCTCGCCAGGACTGCCGGAGCCTTTGCAGTAGCCACCGGCCGGTCGGACTATCCGAACCAGGTGAACAACTCGCTTGCGTTCCCAGGCGTCTTCCGTGGCGCGCTCGATGTCAAAGCGCGTGAAGTCAACGATCAGATGAAGCTCGCGGCTGCCCAGGCAATCGCCGATCTGGTGCTTCCGCGTCAGCTCACCACCGAGAACCTGATTCCAGACGCGCTCGATCTGCGCGTGCCACCGCGCGTTGCGGCCGCGGTTGCCCGTGCCGCCATCGAAACCGGCGTCGCCCAGCTCGAGATCGACCCAGCCACCGTCGAAGCCCGCTGCCGTGATCTCGTCTACGAGGGCGCCGCAGTGTTCTAGACCGTGCCGACCTGCCGAACCCGGCATCGGTTCCCACCAACAGCGCGATCCGCTGATTCGAGCGCAGCGAAACCTCGCAAA contains these protein-coding regions:
- a CDS encoding ABC transporter ATP-binding protein; translation: MIRVEHASVVFETRKGIFKTGEVHALDDVSIQIGIAETLALVGESGSGKTTLGRLTLRLVEPRTGTVEFLGRDITHDAEQQLKWFRRRAQIVFQDPFSSLNPYMRVWDLIEEPLQIDGVKSASERRERANQALAAVDLVPASRFGSKYPNQMSGGQRQRVGIARALVRNPDYIVADEPVSMIDASSRIEILSLLANLQTARGVSFAYITHDIASARYFSDRIAVMYQGTIVETGPIGAVIDEPLHPYTIALIAAIPEPDPANRHRRREVVPGEPSTSAEAPTHCPFFARCPRRMPGVCDAARPALTEIAPQHEVACFLYASRTVQNPDSNAR
- a CDS encoding malic enzyme-like NAD(P)-binding protein translates to MNDWLSGNGKSDGLDYRRRYRGLIGVNSKVPLRDRSILSLVYTPGVAEACLAIQENPLESFDLTCRGNTVALITDGSDLFGRQGGPPESAIPIEEGKSVLFKTFAGVDAFPLCLGTRDMTEIIEVGTAMAPTFGAICIDDISSPRTFTIADHLERATDIPVFSNQHHGTGVLVLGALINALKVVGKELENVRIVISGAGIAGVGVARLLIRTGARHITLCDRAGAIYMYRPERMNWAKSYVAKETNLERRAGSLSDMLVDADVFIGVSTGNIVTGDDIARMAPDAIVFALSIPTPEVDPATARAAGARIVATGRSDYANTMDISLVFPGVFRGLLDCRAHNIRLRTLVAAAHALAGMVRPDELHADYIVPNIFDFRVAPTVAAAVVRATVDAGEAGRIIAPEEVADSTLRYVYEGRRRLNPTNGVGSGTQSESIDLRRRHGGVLEIQSKIPIRDHHILNLIYVPPAALEPAAVIRDDPAQVTELTSKGNLVAIVTDGSAVLGLGDIGPQAALPVMEGKAVLFRSLAGVEAFPICLAAREPDDIVAHVRAIAPSFGGINLEDISAPRCFEIERRLRLELGMPVFHDDQHGTAIIVGAALLNAVKLRGTPLDELRVTINGGGAAGVAVAKLLLALGIRDIVVCDRAGAIYHGRTEHMDFSKLEIAELTNPDLHKGDLASVIQGTDVFIGLSAPGVLTQEMIRTMAPKPIVFALANPTPEIMPELARTAGAFAVATGRSDYPNQVNNSLAFPGVFRGALDVKAREVNDQMKLAAAQAIADLVLPRQLTTENLIPDALDLRVPPRVAAAVARAAIETGVAQLEIDPATVEARCRDLVYEGAAVF